In one window of Bdellovibrio bacteriovorus W DNA:
- a CDS encoding heat shock protein HtpX (COG0501 Zn-dependent protease with chaperone function), whose protein sequence is MAFFKRIGLFLLTNLLVIVTIGIVWSIVSRFLGLAGLNSQIPFLMAFCAVWGMGGAFISLFMSKWMAKMFHGVKVIDPQTQDPQLRHLVTKVHEMSRRAQISKMPEVGVYESVDINAFATGPTKNKSLVAVSTGLLQRMNEKELEGVLAHEVAHIANGDMVTMTLIQGIVNAFAMFFSRILANLVASNVDERFREIARFGVIILGDIAFTLLGSIVVNYFSRKREFRADAGGAKYSSRENMIAALARLKSVYDLPIPPEEGQTATLMISNRDKGGISRLFMTHPPLDERIQVLQRGSRV, encoded by the coding sequence GATTGTTACGATTGGCATTGTTTGGTCTATCGTCAGTCGCTTTCTTGGCCTTGCTGGTCTTAACTCGCAAATTCCGTTCTTAATGGCCTTCTGTGCTGTTTGGGGTATGGGCGGAGCCTTCATCTCTCTATTCATGTCTAAATGGATGGCGAAGATGTTCCATGGCGTTAAAGTTATCGATCCACAAACTCAAGATCCACAACTTCGCCACCTCGTCACTAAAGTTCACGAAATGTCTCGTCGTGCGCAAATTTCTAAAATGCCAGAAGTAGGTGTTTATGAGAGCGTTGACATCAATGCTTTTGCTACAGGACCAACTAAAAACAAGTCTCTAGTTGCAGTTTCTACAGGTTTACTTCAGCGCATGAATGAAAAAGAACTTGAAGGCGTTCTTGCCCACGAAGTGGCGCATATCGCCAACGGTGACATGGTAACTATGACACTGATCCAAGGTATCGTGAATGCCTTTGCAATGTTCTTCTCTAGAATTCTTGCAAACCTAGTGGCATCAAATGTGGACGAGCGCTTCCGCGAAATCGCACGTTTTGGCGTGATCATCCTCGGCGACATTGCATTTACACTTTTAGGTTCTATTGTTGTGAATTACTTCTCGCGCAAACGCGAGTTCCGCGCAGACGCTGGCGGCGCCAAGTATTCTTCACGTGAGAATATGATTGCTGCCCTAGCAAGACTAAAATCGGTCTATGACTTGCCGATTCCTCCAGAGGAAGGTCAGACAGCGACGTTGATGATTTCTAACCGCGACAAAGGTGGAATCTCTAGACTGTTTATGACTCACCCACCACTTGATGAGAGAATCCAAGTTCTACAAAGAGGAAGCCGCGTATAA